A part of Thermotoga petrophila RKU-1 genomic DNA contains:
- a CDS encoding calcium/sodium antiporter, with protein MAFLLTALGIAILVIGANWLVTGASSLALTLGISKLIVGLSVVAFGTSLPELVSSLVSAIKGYSSIAISNVVGSNIANVGLCLGLAAVLRAVPVKRSTVRSEIPFMILATISFISLFLKNYYLSWYDGVVFLSFMVIFMYYLVTSAKEVVEEELEEIKPQKSVAVSLLMIVGGILALWFGGDLAIENAVKIAETFGLSQAFIGLTVIAVGTSLPELVVSIVSTAKKESDILVGNIVGSNIFNILFILGVSSFFGRLTVDVNHSVDLWFLFLTSVLLLVFAVSRRRISRFEGAVFLIIYSVYIYFVVLRG; from the coding sequence GTGGCTTTTCTTCTGACTGCCCTGGGAATAGCGATTCTGGTGATCGGCGCAAACTGGCTCGTCACGGGGGCGTCGTCGCTGGCACTGACACTGGGGATCTCCAAGTTGATCGTGGGACTTTCTGTTGTTGCTTTTGGAACGTCCCTTCCCGAACTTGTTTCTTCTCTCGTTTCCGCCATTAAGGGATATTCCAGTATAGCTATTTCCAACGTGGTTGGAAGCAACATAGCAAACGTTGGACTCTGCCTCGGGCTCGCTGCCGTTCTTCGAGCAGTGCCGGTGAAAAGAAGCACTGTGAGATCTGAAATTCCGTTCATGATCCTTGCGACTATCTCTTTCATCAGTTTGTTTCTGAAAAATTATTATCTTTCCTGGTACGATGGGGTGGTGTTCCTTTCTTTCATGGTCATCTTCATGTATTACTTAGTCACCTCAGCGAAGGAAGTGGTGGAAGAGGAACTGGAAGAGATAAAACCACAGAAGAGTGTTGCAGTCAGTCTTTTGATGATCGTGGGTGGAATCCTCGCTCTCTGGTTCGGAGGCGACCTTGCCATAGAGAACGCGGTGAAAATAGCCGAAACTTTCGGTCTTTCTCAAGCGTTTATAGGTTTGACTGTGATAGCCGTTGGGACTTCTCTGCCGGAACTCGTGGTGAGCATCGTTTCAACGGCGAAAAAAGAGAGTGATATCCTCGTTGGAAACATCGTGGGAAGCAACATCTTCAACATCCTCTTCATACTGGGAGTGAGTTCGTTCTTTGGAAGATTGACAGTGGATGTCAACCACTCTGTGGATCTCTGGTTTCTTTTCTTAACGTCGGTCCTTCTTCTTGTTTTTGCTGTCTCCAGAAGGAGAATTTCCCGTTTTGAAGGGGCAGTTTTCCTCATCATCTATTCTGTGTACATTTACTTTGTAGTACTCAGAGGTTAA
- a CDS encoding secondary thiamine-phosphate synthase enzyme YjbQ, with the protein MKSYRKELWFHTKRRREFINITPLLEECVRESGIKEGLLLCNAMHITASVFINDDEPGLHHDFEVWLEKLAPEKPYSQYRHNDTGEDNADAHLKRTIMGREVVIAITDGKMDLGPWGQVFYGEFDGMRPKRVLVKIIGE; encoded by the coding sequence ATGAAGAGCTACAGAAAAGAACTCTGGTTTCACACGAAGAGGAGAAGGGAGTTCATCAACATAACTCCCCTTCTGGAGGAGTGTGTTAGAGAAAGCGGTATAAAAGAAGGTCTTCTTCTCTGCAACGCCATGCACATAACCGCGAGTGTCTTCATAAACGACGATGAGCCGGGACTTCACCACGATTTCGAGGTGTGGCTCGAAAAACTCGCTCCGGAGAAGCCGTACTCCCAGTACAGGCACAACGACACCGGAGAAGACAACGCGGACGCTCATCTCAAGCGCACGATCATGGGAAGAGAAGTGGTCATAGCCATCACCGATGGAAAGATGGATCTGGGACCGTGGGGACAGGTTTTCTACGGTGAGTTCGACGGTATGAGACCAAAGAGAGTCCTCGTCAAGATCATAGGAGAGTGA
- the rnr gene encoding ribonuclease R, with protein sequence MSPIRKKDVERFILSDDYKPMVLKELYKKFRAKTREERRKVREVVKKLEKEGRIFRDSRGRYRKLGEDLKVGTIEFTRSGYVAFVITDEFEEIAVPVEDTKYAMHKDRVVVEIAGTWRGLPRGRVVKVLERGLTRVVGVFDHKGTFGFVVPDDPKIAYDFYVAPENIDGAKPNQKVIAEILKYPSPGKNPEAKVVKVLGDLDDPSIDLPSVIVKHDLPEPGEFPEEVIREANSIPAKVRKKDLVGRKDLRDKVIVTIDGEDAKDFDDAISVEKLSNGNYLLGVHIADVSHYVKEGSALDQEAFKRGTSVYLIDTVIPMLPFRLSNGICSLVEGKDRLTMSVEMEIDRDGRVVRYDVYPSVIKSKKRMIYERVNEFLEDPSSMKEYEPFKDLIYNAVELAEILREARRKRGAILDIESDEVKVILDENGQVVDIVPRKRGIAEKLIEEFMIRANETVAEIFDHAGLPFMYRVHEEPDPETIFQLRNYLEAMGIRANFPQNIHPGMLQKLLEKVKDHPLRSSVERLLVRSMKRAMYSAVNIGHFGLASYAYTHFTSPIRRYPDLVVHRLLKLYLEQNGYFTPEQIEKFSKVLPKIAKHCSRRERVADEAEWDLVAMKKVEYIARHIGEVFDVVVTNITKFGLFVEIPEKSISGLVHISTLDDYYYYDETRNMLIGKRKGRVFRLGDVLKVKVMRADKIRGEIDFVLVEEDEE encoded by the coding sequence ATGAGTCCGATAAGGAAGAAAGATGTGGAAAGGTTCATTCTCTCAGACGATTACAAACCCATGGTGTTGAAAGAACTCTACAAGAAATTCCGGGCAAAGACAAGAGAAGAGAGAAGAAAAGTGAGAGAAGTTGTGAAAAAGCTGGAAAAAGAGGGAAGGATCTTCAGGGACAGCAGGGGAAGGTACAGAAAACTCGGCGAAGATCTCAAAGTAGGAACGATCGAATTCACACGAAGTGGTTACGTGGCCTTTGTCATAACGGACGAGTTTGAAGAAATCGCTGTTCCTGTTGAAGACACGAAGTACGCCATGCACAAGGACAGAGTCGTCGTTGAAATAGCAGGAACCTGGAGAGGGCTTCCAAGGGGACGAGTCGTAAAGGTTCTCGAACGTGGCCTTACGAGGGTAGTTGGTGTTTTTGACCACAAAGGAACCTTTGGATTTGTTGTGCCGGATGACCCGAAGATAGCGTACGATTTCTACGTGGCACCCGAGAACATCGATGGTGCGAAACCTAACCAGAAGGTGATAGCGGAGATCCTGAAATATCCTTCTCCCGGCAAGAACCCTGAGGCGAAGGTTGTGAAAGTACTCGGTGATCTCGATGACCCTTCCATCGACCTTCCAAGTGTCATAGTGAAGCACGATCTTCCAGAACCGGGTGAATTTCCAGAAGAGGTCATAAGAGAAGCGAACTCGATACCTGCCAAGGTGAGGAAAAAAGACCTTGTCGGAAGAAAAGATTTGAGAGATAAAGTCATCGTCACGATAGACGGTGAGGACGCAAAGGACTTCGACGATGCCATCTCCGTGGAAAAGCTTTCGAACGGAAATTACCTTCTCGGTGTTCACATAGCGGACGTTTCACATTACGTGAAAGAAGGTTCCGCACTGGACCAGGAGGCCTTCAAGAGGGGAACGAGTGTGTACCTCATCGATACCGTGATTCCAATGCTCCCCTTCAGACTGTCCAACGGTATCTGCAGTCTCGTTGAGGGGAAAGACAGACTCACCATGAGTGTGGAGATGGAAATAGACAGAGACGGACGGGTCGTGAGATACGATGTCTATCCGAGTGTGATAAAGAGCAAAAAAAGGATGATCTACGAGAGGGTGAACGAATTCCTGGAAGATCCCTCTTCTATGAAGGAGTACGAACCTTTCAAAGATCTCATATACAACGCGGTGGAACTCGCAGAGATATTGAGAGAAGCACGGAGAAAGCGTGGAGCCATTCTCGATATAGAGAGTGACGAAGTGAAGGTCATACTGGACGAAAACGGTCAGGTGGTGGATATCGTTCCAAGAAAGAGAGGAATTGCAGAGAAGTTGATAGAAGAATTCATGATCAGAGCGAACGAGACGGTGGCTGAAATATTCGATCACGCCGGACTTCCATTCATGTATCGTGTACACGAGGAACCCGATCCCGAGACCATTTTTCAGTTGAGGAACTATCTTGAAGCGATGGGGATAAGAGCGAATTTTCCCCAGAATATCCACCCGGGAATGCTTCAGAAACTTCTGGAAAAGGTCAAAGACCATCCTTTGAGAAGCAGTGTAGAAAGACTCCTCGTCAGATCCATGAAAAGGGCAATGTACTCCGCCGTGAACATCGGTCATTTCGGACTTGCTTCTTACGCTTACACGCATTTCACTTCACCCATAAGAAGATATCCCGATCTTGTCGTTCATAGGCTTTTGAAACTCTACCTTGAGCAGAACGGATACTTCACCCCCGAACAGATCGAAAAATTCTCCAAGGTGCTTCCGAAGATCGCGAAACACTGCAGTCGAAGGGAAAGAGTCGCGGACGAAGCGGAGTGGGACCTTGTAGCTATGAAGAAAGTAGAATACATAGCCCGCCACATAGGGGAGGTTTTTGACGTTGTGGTAACGAACATCACCAAATTTGGGCTGTTCGTGGAGATTCCTGAAAAGAGCATCTCCGGTCTTGTTCACATATCGACGCTGGACGACTACTATTACTACGACGAAACAAGGAACATGCTCATCGGGAAGCGAAAGGGAAGGGTCTTCAGGCTGGGAGATGTTCTCAAGGTAAAAGTGATGAGGGCAGACAAGATCAGGGGCGAGATAGACTTCGTACTGGTGGAGGAGGATGAAGAATGA
- the upp gene encoding uracil phosphoribosyltransferase, with translation MKNLVVVDHPLIKHKLTIMRDKNTGPKEFRELLREITLLLAYEATRHLKCEEVEVETPITKTIGYRINDKDVVVVPILRAGLVMADGILELLPNASVGHIGIYRDPETLQAVEYYAKLPPLNDDKEVFLLDPMLATGVSSVKAIEILKENGAKKITLVALIAAPEGVEAVERKYKDVKIYVAALDERLNDHGYIIPGLGDAGDRLFRTK, from the coding sequence ATGAAGAATCTCGTTGTAGTGGATCATCCCCTCATAAAGCACAAACTCACGATCATGAGAGACAAGAACACCGGTCCAAAGGAGTTCAGAGAACTGCTCAGAGAGATAACGCTCCTCCTCGCGTACGAAGCCACAAGGCATTTGAAGTGCGAAGAAGTGGAAGTGGAAACTCCCATAACGAAAACGATCGGATACCGTATAAACGATAAGGATGTCGTGGTGGTTCCTATTCTCAGAGCCGGTCTTGTGATGGCGGATGGTATTCTTGAACTGCTTCCAAACGCATCGGTGGGCCACATAGGAATATACAGAGATCCGGAGACGCTTCAGGCGGTGGAATACTACGCCAAGCTGCCTCCTCTCAACGACGACAAAGAGGTCTTTTTGCTGGATCCCATGCTGGCAACGGGTGTTTCTTCGGTAAAGGCCATCGAGATTTTGAAGGAGAACGGGGCGAAGAAGATCACGCTGGTGGCTCTGATCGCGGCTCCAGAGGGAGTGGAAGCGGTGGAGAGAAAATACAAAGATGTTAAAATCTACGTTGCGGCACTGGACGAGCGCCTCAACGATCACGGTTACATCATTCCCGGTCTTGGAGATGCGGGCGACAGACTCTTCAGGACAAAATAG
- the glyA gene encoding serine hydroxymethyltransferase, translating into MWKHVKQVDPEIYEVLVNELKRQEYGLELIASENFASLAVIETMGSMLTNKYAEGYPQKRYYGGCEWVDRAEELAIERAKRLFGAKFANVQPHSGSQANMAVYLALAQPGDTIMGMSLSHGGHLTHGAPVNFSGKIFKVVPYGVNLETETIDYDEVRRLALEHKPKIIVAGGSAYARIIDFKRFREIADEVGAYLMVDMAHFAGLVAAGIHPNPLEYAHVVTSTTHKTLRGPRGGLILTNDPDIAKAVDKTIFPGIQGGPLMHVIAAKAVCFKEAMTEEFKEYQKQVVKNAKKMAEEFQKRGYRIVSGGTDTHLFLVDLTPKDITGKAAEKALESCGITVNKNTIPNEKRSPFVASGIRIGTPAVTTRGMKEEEMEEIAEMIDLVLSNVTDENGTVKPEVREEVSKRVRELCERFPLYRDKIEGVEI; encoded by the coding sequence GTGTGGAAACATGTAAAACAGGTTGATCCCGAAATATACGAAGTTCTTGTGAACGAGTTGAAGCGTCAAGAGTACGGCCTGGAGCTGATCGCCTCTGAGAACTTCGCGTCACTCGCTGTCATAGAAACCATGGGAAGCATGCTCACCAACAAGTACGCGGAAGGATACCCGCAGAAGAGGTACTACGGTGGCTGCGAATGGGTGGATCGAGCAGAAGAACTCGCTATAGAGAGAGCGAAGAGGTTGTTTGGAGCCAAATTTGCGAACGTTCAGCCGCACTCCGGTTCTCAGGCGAACATGGCGGTTTATCTGGCACTCGCCCAGCCCGGAGACACGATCATGGGAATGTCCCTGTCTCACGGGGGACACCTCACCCATGGAGCGCCGGTGAATTTCTCAGGGAAGATCTTCAAGGTGGTACCCTACGGAGTCAATCTGGAAACGGAAACGATAGATTACGATGAGGTCAGAAGACTCGCCCTGGAACACAAGCCAAAGATAATCGTTGCGGGTGGAAGTGCTTACGCCAGGATCATCGATTTCAAAAGATTCAGAGAGATAGCCGATGAGGTGGGAGCATATTTGATGGTGGATATGGCTCACTTTGCCGGACTCGTCGCTGCAGGAATTCATCCGAATCCTTTGGAGTACGCCCACGTGGTGACTTCTACCACACACAAGACCCTCAGGGGACCCAGAGGTGGTTTGATACTCACGAACGATCCGGATATCGCCAAAGCCGTGGATAAAACTATCTTCCCCGGTATCCAGGGTGGTCCTCTCATGCACGTCATAGCGGCGAAAGCCGTCTGTTTCAAAGAAGCCATGACGGAGGAGTTCAAAGAGTACCAGAAGCAGGTGGTCAAAAATGCTAAAAAGATGGCTGAAGAGTTCCAGAAACGAGGTTACAGGATCGTTTCTGGAGGAACTGATACACACTTGTTCCTGGTGGATCTCACACCAAAAGACATAACGGGTAAAGCGGCGGAAAAGGCCCTGGAAAGCTGTGGTATCACAGTGAACAAAAACACCATTCCCAACGAAAAGAGATCTCCGTTCGTGGCGAGCGGTATCAGAATAGGAACACCCGCTGTTACAACCCGCGGAATGAAGGAAGAAGAGATGGAAGAGATCGCCGAGATGATAGACCTGGTTCTTTCAAACGTGACCGATGAAAACGGAACGGTGAAACCAGAGGTGAGGGAAGAGGTTTCAAAGAGGGTAAGGGAGCTCTGCGAAAGGTTTCCCCTGTACCGCGACAAGATCGAAGGGGTGGAAATATGA
- the cysS gene encoding cysteine--tRNA ligase, producing the protein MRITNTLTGKKEEFVPIQPGVVRMYVCGPTVYDLIHVGNARPAVVFDVFRRYLEYRGYRVIMVQNFTDIDDKIINKANQLGVDYKTVADTFIAEYWRDAHALGIRPANFHPRTTDFVDDIVEIIERLVEKGVAYQTETGVYFDVRKFEKYGELSKKKIEDLIAGARVEVDETKKFPLDFSLWKKAKPGEPCWKSPWGEGRPGWHIECTVMSVKILGESFDIHAGGEDLVFPHHENEKAQAEALTGKVFARYWMHNGMVRFLGDKMSKSTGNIFTVREAVKRYGRDGLRYMILSKHYRSPMDFSEELLQDYSRAVKRVWEILGRYEKSGDIGIPKRNAVYEEYVNRFVEALDDDFNTPVAVSLIFELARNLSKAMDDNDREDALLYYHLIRREFGPVLGLFDLNEEKKEVSSEELLKLLIEVRDVLRKEKRYDLSDRIRDHLREIGIILKDTPSGTEYTVE; encoded by the coding sequence ATGAGAATAACCAACACCCTGACAGGAAAAAAAGAAGAATTTGTGCCCATTCAACCCGGTGTTGTGAGGATGTACGTGTGCGGACCCACCGTGTACGACCTCATCCACGTAGGGAACGCGAGACCCGCGGTGGTATTCGATGTGTTCAGGAGGTACCTCGAGTACAGGGGTTACAGGGTCATAATGGTTCAGAATTTCACAGATATAGACGACAAGATCATAAACAAGGCGAATCAGCTCGGTGTCGATTACAAGACCGTGGCGGATACCTTCATAGCCGAGTACTGGAGAGACGCTCATGCCCTCGGTATAAGACCGGCGAATTTTCATCCAAGAACCACCGATTTCGTCGACGATATTGTTGAGATAATAGAAAGACTTGTAGAAAAAGGGGTTGCGTATCAAACGGAAACGGGTGTCTATTTCGACGTGAGAAAGTTCGAAAAGTACGGTGAACTCTCAAAAAAGAAGATAGAGGATCTCATCGCGGGTGCCAGGGTCGAGGTGGACGAAACGAAGAAGTTTCCTCTCGATTTCTCTCTCTGGAAAAAGGCCAAACCTGGTGAACCCTGCTGGAAGTCTCCCTGGGGAGAGGGAAGACCAGGTTGGCACATAGAGTGTACGGTTATGTCCGTAAAAATCCTGGGAGAGAGTTTCGATATACACGCGGGTGGGGAAGATCTCGTGTTTCCGCACCACGAGAACGAGAAGGCCCAGGCCGAGGCTCTGACCGGTAAGGTTTTCGCGAGATACTGGATGCACAACGGCATGGTCAGGTTCCTCGGTGACAAGATGAGCAAATCGACGGGAAACATCTTCACCGTCCGTGAAGCCGTGAAAAGGTACGGCAGAGACGGTCTAAGGTACATGATTCTCTCAAAGCATTACAGGTCGCCGATGGACTTCTCTGAAGAACTCCTTCAGGATTATTCCAGGGCGGTCAAACGTGTTTGGGAGATCCTGGGACGATACGAAAAATCTGGAGACATCGGGATACCTAAGAGAAACGCTGTTTACGAAGAGTACGTTAATCGTTTTGTGGAAGCTCTCGACGACGATTTCAACACACCGGTGGCTGTGTCCTTGATTTTTGAACTCGCGAGAAACCTCAGCAAAGCGATGGATGACAACGACCGTGAAGATGCCCTTCTCTACTATCACCTGATCAGAAGGGAGTTTGGCCCCGTTCTGGGACTTTTCGATCTCAACGAAGAGAAGAAAGAAGTTTCCTCTGAAGAACTACTCAAACTGCTGATAGAAGTGAGAGATGTCTTGAGGAAGGAAAAAAGATACGATCTTTCTGATCGAATAAGGGATCATCTCAGGGAGATTGGAATCATTTTAAAGGATACCCCTTCGGGGACAGAATACACTGTCGAGTGA
- a CDS encoding chemotaxis protein CheW: protein MELKVVTFKLGNQVFGVDIMKVESIVEVERIVPVPETAEYIEGVMNLRGKIIPVVNLRKKFKMPDIDDKKKAKIIVSMVKDTLIGFLVDDVSEVLTLTESDIEQPPQNLAGKGKSYILGFAKVRDDIVIILNIEEVLTSEELVEISNINV from the coding sequence ATGGAACTGAAGGTGGTGACGTTCAAGCTGGGAAACCAAGTGTTCGGCGTGGACATCATGAAAGTGGAGAGCATAGTCGAAGTGGAAAGGATCGTTCCCGTTCCAGAGACGGCGGAGTACATAGAGGGAGTCATGAACCTCAGAGGGAAAATCATTCCGGTGGTGAATCTCAGAAAGAAGTTCAAGATGCCAGATATAGATGACAAGAAGAAGGCGAAGATCATTGTTTCGATGGTGAAAGACACGCTGATCGGTTTCTTGGTGGACGACGTGAGCGAGGTTCTGACGCTTACAGAGAGCGATATCGAACAACCTCCTCAGAATCTCGCAGGAAAAGGGAAGAGCTACATTCTCGGGTTTGCAAAAGTCCGTGACGATATCGTGATCATTTTGAACATAGAAGAGGTTCTCACTTCGGAGGAACTGGTGGAGATCAGCAACATCAACGTGTGA
- a CDS encoding biotin/lipoyl-containing protein — protein MVRKFRVVVNGKEYIVEVEEIGNVSKKESTKPLKEVSQRVVQEIPKEEPKPVVVEREESSEEEKLVKAPMAGIVLKVLVKEGQKVSVGDKLLVFEAMKMENELQSEFSGTVKEILVKEGDNIETGQILMKIV, from the coding sequence ATGGTCAGAAAGTTCAGAGTGGTAGTGAACGGAAAGGAGTACATTGTGGAAGTAGAGGAGATAGGAAACGTTAGCAAAAAAGAATCGACAAAACCATTGAAAGAAGTATCTCAGAGGGTTGTTCAGGAAATTCCTAAGGAAGAACCAAAACCGGTTGTGGTAGAAAGAGAAGAATCTTCGGAGGAAGAAAAACTGGTTAAGGCCCCTATGGCCGGGATCGTTCTGAAGGTACTCGTAAAAGAGGGTCAAAAAGTGAGCGTGGGAGATAAACTACTCGTTTTTGAAGCTATGAAGATGGAAAACGAGCTTCAGTCCGAGTTTTCTGGGACAGTAAAAGAGATCCTTGTGAAAGAGGGAGACAACATAGAAACGGGTCAGATACTCATGAAAATCGTGTGA
- a CDS encoding OadG family protein, producing the protein MITIFLFGIVTVFFVFLILYLFSVVLKFFSGKERPAVVEEKKTRYSRENEEIIAVISAVLSQIIEGDYRIVSVKKSREKRGYEAWRKTGWRRRRWSESSEW; encoded by the coding sequence ATGATCACCATCTTTCTGTTCGGAATAGTGACAGTGTTCTTTGTATTTCTCATTCTGTATTTGTTCTCCGTTGTTTTGAAATTCTTCTCGGGAAAAGAGAGACCCGCTGTTGTTGAAGAAAAGAAGACCAGGTATTCAAGGGAGAACGAAGAAATAATAGCGGTTATCTCGGCGGTGCTTTCACAAATAATCGAAGGTGACTACAGAATAGTTTCTGTGAAAAAAAGCAGAGAAAAACGAGGATACGAGGCATGGAGAAAAACTGGCTGGAGGAGGAGAAGATGGTCAGAAAGTTCAGAGTGGTAG
- a CDS encoding acyl-CoA carboxylase subunit beta, giving the protein MSLRDKIEELKKIEKEIEQGGGPEKVEKQHESGKLTAWERLELLLDPGTFVEIDKFVEHRNTYFGLDKVKLPRDGVITGVGEINGRKVAVFSQDFTVMGGSLGEMHAKKIVKLLDLALKMGIPVIGINDSGGARIQEGVDALAGYGEIFLRNTLASGVVPQITVIAGPCAGGAVYSPALTDFIVMVDQTARMFITGPNVIKAVTGEEISQEDLGGAMVHNQKSGNAHFLADNDEKAMSLVRTLLSYLPSNNAEEPPVEDPDTSLETPEDILDILPDNPNKGYDVREVIKRVVDHGEFFEVQPYFAKNIVIGFARIQGKTVGIVANQPSVLAGVLDIDSSDKAARFIRFLDAFNIPILTFVDTPGYLPGVAQEHGGIIRHGAKMLYAYSEATVPKITVILRKAYGGAYIAMGSKHLGADMVLAWPSAEIAVMGPEGAANIIFKKEIEASSNPEETRRKLIEEYKQQFANPYIAASRGYVDMVIDPRETRKYIMRALEVCETKVEYRPKKKHGNIPL; this is encoded by the coding sequence ATGAGTCTGAGGGATAAGATCGAAGAATTGAAGAAAATCGAGAAGGAGATTGAACAGGGTGGCGGTCCTGAGAAAGTAGAAAAACAGCATGAGTCTGGAAAACTCACTGCCTGGGAAAGATTAGAACTGCTCCTCGATCCTGGAACGTTCGTGGAAATCGACAAATTTGTGGAACACAGAAACACGTACTTTGGACTCGACAAGGTGAAACTTCCAAGGGACGGAGTCATTACGGGTGTTGGTGAGATAAACGGAAGAAAAGTCGCCGTTTTTTCTCAGGACTTCACGGTGATGGGCGGCTCACTGGGAGAAATGCACGCGAAAAAGATCGTAAAACTCCTCGATCTGGCCCTCAAGATGGGAATACCAGTGATTGGCATAAACGATTCTGGAGGCGCACGAATTCAGGAAGGTGTGGATGCACTCGCCGGTTACGGCGAGATATTTCTAAGAAACACCCTCGCTTCCGGTGTGGTACCACAGATCACTGTGATAGCCGGTCCTTGTGCTGGTGGCGCTGTTTATTCGCCCGCACTCACCGATTTCATCGTGATGGTAGACCAGACCGCCAGGATGTTCATAACGGGGCCGAACGTGATAAAAGCGGTAACGGGTGAAGAGATCTCCCAGGAGGATCTGGGAGGGGCCATGGTTCACAATCAAAAGAGTGGGAACGCTCACTTTCTGGCAGACAACGACGAAAAGGCTATGTCTCTGGTGAGGACACTCCTCTCGTACCTTCCCTCCAACAACGCCGAAGAACCACCCGTTGAAGATCCCGATACCAGTCTGGAAACTCCAGAGGACATTCTCGATATCCTTCCGGACAATCCAAACAAAGGGTACGATGTGAGGGAAGTCATCAAAAGGGTTGTGGATCACGGAGAGTTCTTCGAAGTTCAGCCGTACTTTGCGAAGAACATCGTCATAGGCTTTGCCAGGATTCAGGGAAAAACAGTGGGAATAGTGGCGAATCAGCCTTCCGTGCTCGCCGGTGTTCTGGATATCGATTCCTCAGACAAGGCGGCACGTTTCATCAGATTCCTCGACGCCTTCAACATTCCTATTCTGACCTTCGTGGATACCCCTGGTTATCTCCCAGGTGTTGCTCAAGAGCACGGTGGCATCATAAGACACGGAGCGAAGATGCTCTACGCGTACAGCGAGGCAACGGTTCCAAAGATTACGGTTATTCTTCGAAAGGCCTATGGAGGAGCGTACATCGCCATGGGTAGCAAACACCTGGGAGCGGATATGGTTCTTGCCTGGCCGTCCGCCGAAATTGCGGTCATGGGGCCTGAAGGAGCGGCGAATATTATCTTCAAGAAGGAAATAGAGGCTTCTTCCAACCCCGAAGAAACGAGAAGAAAGCTCATTGAAGAATACAAACAGCAGTTCGCGAATCCTTATATAGCGGCGAGTAGAGGATACGTGGACATGGTGATAGATCCGAGAGAGACAAGGAAGTACATAATGAGAGCCCTTGAGGTTTGTGAGACGAAAGTTGAGTACAGACCGAAGAAGAAGCATGGAAACATCCCTCTGTGA